In Aedes albopictus strain Foshan chromosome 3, AalbF5, whole genome shotgun sequence, the following are encoded in one genomic region:
- the LOC115269455 gene encoding LOW QUALITY PROTEIN: uncharacterized protein LOC115269455 (The sequence of the model RefSeq protein was modified relative to this genomic sequence to represent the inferred CDS: substituted 2 bases at 2 genomic stop codons) — MDSSTKAASKYDEAAISRCMELVTSKQKTLYAACKAYGIPQSTVRYWLSSKWTTKVRKGPQTALTKAEEHKLVQYVISMQRKGYPVVKXLLLHKVKTFFEACPRPNPFTNNKPGRKWLKGFLRRYREITFRTPESVSSASAKVKESDIRGWFATITSYMEENDLMAAALDPTRVYNGDETSFFLHPKTKAVLACRGSQNVFEVEHADSHKNITVMFTFGADGSAVEPGVVLPMQRLSAELLRMFPGDWGIGKSPKGWMDTTNFMLYIRNVFLKHLXKRKVKLPVLYFVDGHSSHTAAEVAELCLDLGIVLIALYPNTTRITQPADVAILKPLKTAWKNAVTDWQDDHRGETLTLDHFPAVLQEAMKTGIKKTSIISGFKVCGLFPLGPDGVDYEKCIAKSVVRSTTVPAVSDVNRIEVAETDAVSPATDEIPSEMNVQLDAEDVILEDSVIIPTSTIQAAINCIGRQRIIGFSDESIISEEGKVVKDLFDLLLVPFDSFSMEASCEPQEVCSMISNLEEDSAFIDDGDEVTFHEMERRTPPGEFHDMDDGTLSEAEWEDETSPRILKERTDNNFTGRKMSISELLQMPPTPHRSNIHRNYKRKYYPVLTASERLDEIRRIEEDKENEVARKKVKVEERKLAKIRNEQLKLEKAEIK; from the exons ATGGATTCGTCGACGAAGGCCGCTTCAAAATACGACGAAGCGGCAATTTCTCGCTGCATGGAGCTGGTGACCTCCAAACAAAAAACTTTGTACGCTGCGTGCAAAGCTTATGGCATTCCTCAGTCTACCGTTCGCTACTGGCTTAGCAGCAAATGGACCACAAAAGTAAGAAAAGGACCGCAAACGGCTCTTACTAAAGCCGAAGAACACAAACTTGTGCAATACGTCATCAGTATGCAGAGAAAAGGTTACCCGGTGGTGAAATAATTGCTGCTGCACAAGGTGAAAACCTTCTTCGAAGCTTGTCCTCGTCCAAATCCTTTCACAAACAACAAACCTG GACGAAAATGGCTAAAGGGTTTTCTTCGCAGATATCGTGAGATAACCTTCCGTACGCCGGAATCCGTATCGTCTGCCAGCGCGAAGGTGAAGGAGTCTGACATTCGTGGATGGTTTGCGACAATCACGTCCTACATGGAGGAGAATGACCTTATGGCAGCTGCGTTGGACCCAACCCGAGTCTATAATGGCGATGAGACATCATTTTTCTTACATCCGAAGACAAAGGCTGTGCTTGCTTGTCGCGGAAGCCAAAATGTCTTCGAAGTCGAACATGCTGACAGTCATAAAAACATCACCGTAATGTTTACATTCGGAGCGGATGGATCTGCTGTAGAACCGGGAGTTGTTCTTCCAATGCAGCGTTTGTCTGCAGAGCTTCTACGCATGTTTCCTGGAGATTGGGGAATTGGCAAAAGCCCTAAAGGATGGATGGACACTACCAATTTCATGCTGTACATCCGAAACGTTTTTCTCAAACATCTTTAAAAGAGAAAGGTTAAGCTTCCGGTGCTGTATTTCGTTGACGGTCATTCCTCCCACACAGCTGCAGAGGTGGCCGAATTATGCTTGGATTTGGGTATCGTACTTATTGCGTTGTACCCGAACACCACTCGCATCACCCAGCCTGCAGACGTTGCCATACTCAAACCCCTCAAAACTGCGTGGAAGAATGCTGTAACTGACTGGCAGGATGATCACAGAGGAGAAACTCTCACCCTGGATCACTTTCCCGCGGTTTTGCAAGAAGCAATGAAGACTGGAATAAAAAAGACCAGTATCATTAGCGGATTTAAAGTGTGCGGTCTTTTTCCTCTCGGTCCAGATGGTGTTGACTATGAAAAGTGCATTGCTAAATCAGTAGTCCGGAGTACAACGGTCCCTGCCGTATCTGATGTCAACAGAATCGAGGTGGCTGAAACTGACGCTGTGTCACCTGCCACGGATGAGATACCTTCCGAAATGAATGTACAGCTTGATGCCGAAGACGTGATTTTGGAGGATTCAGTCATCATACCAACGTCAACAATCCAAGCCGCGATTAATTGCATTGGCAGGCAGCGTATCATTGGGTTCAGCGATGAGTCTATCATCTCGGAAGAAGGAAAAGTTGTCAAGGATCTGTTTGACCTGTTACTCGTGCCATTTGATTCGTTCAGCATGGAAGCGAGTTGCGAACCACAGGAAGTATGTTCCATGATATCCAACCTTGAAGAGGATTCAGCTTTTATCGATGATGGGGATGAAGTAACGTTCCATGAGATGGAAAGGAGAACTCCTCCAGGCGAATTTCACGACATGGACGACGGAACATTGTCTGAGGCGGAATGGGAAGACGAAACTTCTCCCAGGATACTGAAAGAAAGAACTGATAACAACTTTACAGGCCGTAAAATGAGTATTTCCGAACTACTTCAGATGCCACCAACTCCACACAGAAGCAATATTCACAGAAATTACAAAAGGAAGTACTATCCAGTTTTGACGGCATCGGAACGGCTCGACGAAATTCGTCGCATTGAGGAGGACAAGGAAAATGAAGTAGCGAGAAAGAAAGTCAAAGTCGAGGAGAGAAAACTTGCGAAAATACGAAATGAGCAGCTTAAACTTGAAAAAGCGGAAATCAAGTAG